The following are encoded in a window of Anomalospiza imberbis isolate Cuckoo-Finch-1a 21T00152 chromosome 36, ASM3175350v1, whole genome shotgun sequence genomic DNA:
- the LOC137464117 gene encoding LOW QUALITY PROTEIN: class II histocompatibility antigen, B-L beta chain-like (The sequence of the model RefSeq protein was modified relative to this genomic sequence to represent the inferred CDS: inserted 1 base in 1 codon) — protein sequence MGRVAAAGAVLVALVVLGAPPAAGAELSGVFQYVGKSECHFMNGTEKVRYLSRFIYNREQYAMFDCDVGHFLGFTPYGETAARYWNSDPDVMEQKRAAADWLCRYNHEYLSPFLTERRVPPNVSISLVPSSSQPGXCSVMDFYPAHTQLRWFQGQQELSVVATDMVPNKDWTYQLLVLLETPPWRGLTCSCQVEHVRLEHPLSRHWEMPLDAARSKMLSGIGGSELDFVFLALGLSF from the exons atggggcgagtggcggcagctggggccgtactggtggcactggtggtgctgggagcccccccggctgcgggcgcggagctct caggggtgtTCCAGTACGTGGGAAAGTCCGAGTGTCACTTCATGAACGGCACGGAGAAGGTGAGGTACCTGAGCAGGTTCATCTACAATCGGGAGCAGTACGCGATGTTCGACTGCGACGTGGGGCACTTTTTGGGGTTCACCCCCTATggggagacagcagccaggtatTGGAACAGCGACCCAGACGTTATGGAGCAAAAAAGGGCTGCGGCGGACTGGCTGTGCCGGTACAACCACGAGTATCTCAGCCCGTTCCTCACGGAGCGCCGAG tccctcccaa cgtATCCATCTCGCTGGTGCCCTCGAgctcccagcccg gctgctccgtgatggatttctaccctgcccacacccagctgaggtggttccagggccagcaggagctctctgtggtGGCCACCGACATGGTCCCCAACAAGGACTGGACctaccagctcctggtgctgttgGAAACACCCCCCTGGCGCgggctcacctgcagctgccaagTGGAGCACGTCAGACTGGAGCACCCCCTGAGCCGGCACTGGG AGATGCCACTGGATGCCGCCCGCAGCAAGATGCTGTCAGGGATCGGGGGCTCCGAGTTGGACTTCGTCTTCCTGGCGCTGGGGCTCAGCTTCTAG